Within the Nocardioides humi genome, the region CCTCGTAGTGTCCGTCGGTGCCGTGGAAGGGGGACACGTACATCGCCTTGGCCACCGTTCCCCGCCCTTCGTCGTCGGTGTCCAGCAGGTAGGCGTGCCGGTCGCCGTAGGTGTTGTGCACCTCCACGACCGTGGCGTCGGGTGCTCCCTCCCCGGACGGGTCGGCCCAGCACCAGTGCACGGAGATCGGGTTGAAGCAGTGCCCGAACGCCCGGGGCTGGGCAGCCATCAGCGCCCGCCCGCCCCGCAGGTCGAGGCCGTGCCCGGCGAGGAACCGGTCCAGGCCCTCGCGCACGGAGCGGGTGTCGCCGGCGAAGTGGTCACGTCCCTCGAACCGGCCTCGCACGCCGGCGACGCGGCCGCCGGGTGCGACGCGGTCGAGATCGACGACGGTCAGGTGCGAACGGTGGGTGAAGGCGTTGCGCAGCGGCTCGCGGCGGCGGTGGGTCAGGGTGGTCGCGTAGGTCGTCGCGGCGGGCCGCGGACGGCTCTCCCCGAGGCCGAGCCGCGCGACCGCCCGCCGGCCCGAGCGCGCGCCGTCCTCGTGGAACCCCCAGCCGTGGTAGGCGCCGGCGAACACGATCCGGTCCGTGTCGATCTCGGGCAGCCGGGCCTGCGCGGCGACGGACTCCGGCGTGTAGAGCGGATGCGCGTACTCGCGCCGGACCAGCACCGTCGCGGGATCGACGAGGTCCTCGCCGCCCAGGGTGACCAGGTAGCGGGCGTCGGTGGGCAGCCGCTGCAGCCGGGTCAGGTCGTAGGTGACCTGCACCCGCTCCTGCGCGACCCGCGGCCGGCGGAAGTTCCACGACGCCCACGCGTCGCGGGAGCGCGGCAGCAGCCGGGTGTCGGTGTGCAGCAGCGCGGTGTTGGTGGAGTACGGGATCGCGTCCAGGACCTCCTTCTGCTCCCGCGTGGGCGCGGCGAGCAGCCCGAGCGCGATGTCGGGATGCGTGGCGACCACCGCGGCGTCGTACCGCTCCCGGCCGGCCGGCGTGGTCACCTCCACGCCGTCGTCGGTCTCCTCGACGGCGAGCACCGGCGTGCCGGTGCGGATCCGCCCGCCCCGGGCCTCGATCGCGCCCGCGATCGCGGCGACATAGGTCGCGGAGCCGCCCGTGACGGTGCGCCAGGTCGGGGACCCGAGGACCGTGAGCATGCCGTGGTGCCGGAGGAAGGCGAAGAGGTACGCCGCCGGGTAGTCCAGCGCGGTGTCCGGGTCGCACGACCAGACCGCCGCGACGAGCGGCTCCAGGAAGTGCCGCCGGAAGTACGGCGAGAAGCCGTGGCGGTCGAGGAAGGCGGCCAGCGTCGTCTCCGCGCCGCCGGTCGGGTGGTCGAGCAGTCGCCGGGCGGCCCGGTGGAAGCGGGGGATCTCGGCGAGCATCCGCAGGTACGCCGGGTTGCGGTGGTTGCCCGATCCGGCCGGGAACAGGCCGCGTCGCCCGAGCGCCCCGGCCCACTCCAGTCCGGTCGCCTCGTCGCTGGTGGACAGCGACATCTCCGACGCCTGGGTCGCGACGCCGAGCTCGTCGAGGATCCGGGTGAGCACCGGGTAGGTGCGCCGGTTGTGCACGATGAACCCGCTGTCGATCCGCAGCGTGCGGCCGGCCGGGTCGGTGACCGGGTGCGTGTCGGCATGCCCGCCGAGCCGGTCGTCGGCCTCGAGCAGGGTGACCTGCGTGCCGGAGCGCGAGGCGAGATAGGCCGCGGTGAGCCCGGCGACGCCGGAGCCCACCACGGCGATCCGCCGTGGAGAAGGCGTGGTCATCAGGAGTCCAGGGCGAAGAGCGCGATCGGGTCGCTGGTGGGCTCGGGCGAACCGCCGTCGGGCTCGACGGTGATCCCGACACCGGTCGCCTCGGACGCGTCGCCGTCGAGGACGTAGGTCGTGTCCGGCTCGTCGGGCATCAGCCCGGCCGGCACCATGTCGCCGGCGGGCGTCTGCAGCCACAGCTCGTAGACCTTGCCGTCGGGCGCGAGCGCCATGTCGGTCGTCCGGATCAGCGCCTTGCCCTCGCTGCGCGAGATCACGATCGCGGCCGTGGACCCGTCGGGGAACGACTTCTCCACCGTGCGGGCGTCGGCGGCGGCGAGGATCCGCTCTGCTGCGGTCAGCTCCTGCGGACCGTCCTCCCCCACGGCTGCAGCCAGGCCAGCCCGACCCCGAGGAGGAGCACGACGGCGGCGGCGACGGCCAGCAGGAGCGGCGTACGACGGCGCAGGGCGGTCACGGTCCCGCCGGTCGGCAGCGGGGGCAGCGGACGGATCCGCTCGATCCCCGCGAGCACCTGGTCCCGGACGGCGGCCGGAGGCTCCACCAGGTCGCCGGTGCCGAGCGCGGCGGCGGCCTCGCGGAGGCCGTCGACCTCCTCGCGGCAGTCGGCGCACTGGGCGAGGTGGGCCTCGAACCGGGCCCGCTCGACGTCGTCGAGCGCGTCGACGGCGTACGCGCCGGACAGCGCGTGCACATCCCAGCCCTGGGTCTGGTCGTGATCGCTCATCGGCCTACTCCGATCGTGTCGCGCAGCCGGATCAGGCCGTCGCGGATCCTGGTCTTCGCCGTCCCGACCGGCAGGTCGAGGAGGGCGGCCACCTCGGTGTGGGTGTAGCCGCCGAAGTACGCGAGCTCGATCGCCTCGCGCTGGACGTCGGTGAGCTGCGCCAGCGCCGCCCGGACCCGGCGGGCCTCCAGCCCGGCGTGGGCGGCCTCGGCGGTGCTGTCGTGCTCGACGCCCCGGTGGGTCTGCTCGTAGGTCAGGTCGCGCCGGGTGGCGGCCTCCGCGCTGCGGACCCGGTCCACCGCCTTGCGGTGGGTGATGGTCATCAGCCAGGCCAGCGCGCTGCCGCGCGCCGCGTCGTACCTGCTCGCCCGGCGCCAGACCTCGAGGAACACCTCCTGGGTGACCTCCTCGGCCTGCGCCGGGTCGCGCACCACGCGCAGCGCGAGGCCGTGGACCCGCGCCGCCGTGGCGTCGTACAGCGCGGCGAAGGCGGCGGTGTCGCCGCGCGCGGCCCGCTGCAGCAGCGGGCCGAGGTCGGTGCCGTGGCCGCCGGCCGGCGCCCCCGCGTGGGGAGCGCCGGCCGGGTCGCCGGGGACCGGATCCATAGACGTGATCCTTCCGGGTCAGGTGGTGTCTGGTGAGTGCCCGTTGCCGGTCACTTCACCCCGGTCAGCACCTGGTCGATGACGTAGACGGTCGCGTTGGCGGTGGGGATGTTGCCGCACAGGACCTTCGCGGTGACGGTGCCGTCGGACACGGTCATGCCGCTCTCGGCGTCGCCCTCGATGGTGAGCTGGTCGCCCGCGAGCGTCTCCTGCTCGCCGCCGACGCTGTCCGGCCCCTCGTTGGAGCCGACCACGTGGTGGGCGAGGACCTTGTAGAGCATGCTGTCCTGGCCCTTCTCCTGGCCCTCGGTGACCATGCCGTTCAGGTCGTCCTCGGGGATCGCCGCGAAGGCGTCGTTGTACGGCGCGAACACGGTCAGCGCCGCGGCGCCGTTGAGGGTGTCGGCGAGACCGTCGATGCTGGTGACCGCGGTGACCAGGGTGCTGAGCAGCGGGTTGTTGCTCGCGGCGGTGGCGACCGGGTCCTTGACCATGCCGTCGAAGGAGCCGGCGCCCGATGTCGGGATCTGCGAGCAGCCGGGCCCGAAGGTCTGCGCCGCGGGGCTCCCGTCGGCACCGTCGGCACCGTCGGAGCCGGGGGCGTCGCTGGTCATGCCGCTGTCCGCGCTCGGCGTGCTGTCGGCGTCGCTCGCGTCGCCGTCGTCACCGCACGCGGCGAGGGAGACGGAGAGGGCGAGGACGGCAGCGGTGGCGCCGGCGGTGCGGCTGAGTCGCTGGAGCTTCATGGTGATGCCTTCCGCAGAGGATGGGTTCTGCAGGTGATTCGGAGCCGGGCGGCGTGCGGATGGGTGCGAGATCAGGAGACCTTGACCAGCAGCTCGTGCAGCCCGCTCGCGCCGTCCGGGAACGGCTCGGCGCGGACGGCGGTCTGCGGCTCGCCGTTGCCCGCGACCGCGCGGACCGCGATCCGGTGCGACCCGGACTCGGCCGACCAACGGTGGAACCACTGGCGCCAGTAGTCGTTGCCGCCGTCCGGTCCGAGCTGGGCGTCCACCCACGGGCCGCCGTCGACGCGGACCTGTACGCCGGCCACGCCGCCGCGTTCCTGCGCCCACGCCACGCCGCCCACGACGACGTCGCCGGGGTCGACCTCGGCGAGCGC harbors:
- a CDS encoding FAD-dependent oxidoreductase, which gives rise to MTTPSPRRIAVVGSGVAGLTAAYLASRSGTQVTLLEADDRLGGHADTHPVTDPAGRTLRIDSGFIVHNRRTYPVLTRILDELGVATQASEMSLSTSDEATGLEWAGALGRRGLFPAGSGNHRNPAYLRMLAEIPRFHRAARRLLDHPTGGAETTLAAFLDRHGFSPYFRRHFLEPLVAAVWSCDPDTALDYPAAYLFAFLRHHGMLTVLGSPTWRTVTGGSATYVAAIAGAIEARGGRIRTGTPVLAVEETDDGVEVTTPAGRERYDAAVVATHPDIALGLLAAPTREQKEVLDAIPYSTNTALLHTDTRLLPRSRDAWASWNFRRPRVAQERVQVTYDLTRLQRLPTDARYLVTLGGEDLVDPATVLVRREYAHPLYTPESVAAQARLPEIDTDRIVFAGAYHGWGFHEDGARSGRRAVARLGLGESRPRPAATTYATTLTHRRREPLRNAFTHRSHLTVVDLDRVAPGGRVAGVRGRFEGRDHFAGDTRSVREGLDRFLAGHGLDLRGGRALMAAQPRAFGHCFNPISVHWCWADPSGEGAPDATVVEVHNTYGDRHAYLLDTDDEGRGTVAKAMYVSPFHGTDGHYEVLAPPPDPVTGRLRIAVRLVTDDGARFDAALTGTPSDPPRLPLAGLRGAALIRAHGVALWARRLPVQPRPTIRDHDRLRTGGIAARIAERLFRTAIARLDVTVRLCHADGSAEVLGRGGPAIVVRRPEELFARLGRDQLIGFGEAYLSGAWTEDGTPGDGVLGDFLTVLAAELTTLVPRPLQRLRSLVVTRIPRSQRGTRENTQANVAHHYDLSNDLFATFLDPTLSYSSALFADPATAGPDDLVAAQHLKIDRLLDQAGVGPGTRLLEIGTGWGELAIRAAARGAVVRSVTLSVEQQELARERIAAAGYADRVEVDLCDYRALLDEPPAAYDAVVSVEMIEAVGREFWPAYFRTLDHVLAPGGRVALQAITLPHDRMLATATTHTFITKYVFPGGALPSVRAVDEVTRAHTGLRIADDLAIGPHYATTLRLWDEAFTAARDRVTGLGFDERFLRMWHFYLEYCRAGFAAGYIDDHQLTLVREETR
- a CDS encoding anti-sigma factor — protein: MGEDGPQELTAAERILAAADARTVEKSFPDGSTAAIVISRSEGKALIRTTDMALAPDGKVYELWLQTPAGDMVPAGLMPDEPDTTYVLDGDASEATGVGITVEPDGGSPEPTSDPIALFALDS
- a CDS encoding zf-HC2 domain-containing protein, which translates into the protein MSDHDQTQGWDVHALSGAYAVDALDDVERARFEAHLAQCADCREEVDGLREAAAALGTGDLVEPPAAVRDQVLAGIERIRPLPPLPTGGTVTALRRRTPLLLAVAAAVVLLLGVGLAWLQPWGRTVRRS
- the sigK gene encoding ECF RNA polymerase sigma factor SigK is translated as MDPVPGDPAGAPHAGAPAGGHGTDLGPLLQRAARGDTAAFAALYDATAARVHGLALRVVRDPAQAEEVTQEVFLEVWRRASRYDAARGSALAWLMTITHRKAVDRVRSAEAATRRDLTYEQTHRGVEHDSTAEAAHAGLEARRVRAALAQLTDVQREAIELAYFGGYTHTEVAALLDLPVGTAKTRIRDGLIRLRDTIGVGR
- a CDS encoding fasciclin domain-containing protein, with product MKLQRLSRTAGATAAVLALSVSLAACGDDGDASDADSTPSADSGMTSDAPGSDGADGADGSPAAQTFGPGCSQIPTSGAGSFDGMVKDPVATAASNNPLLSTLVTAVTSIDGLADTLNGAAALTVFAPYNDAFAAIPEDDLNGMVTEGQEKGQDSMLYKVLAHHVVGSNEGPDSVGGEQETLAGDQLTIEGDAESGMTVSDGTVTAKVLCGNIPTANATVYVIDQVLTGVK